Proteins encoded within one genomic window of Humulus lupulus chromosome 1, drHumLupu1.1, whole genome shotgun sequence:
- the LOC133805223 gene encoding uncharacterized protein LOC133805223 produces the protein MEKGTPVTVRKPHSSTSDLLTWTEASPSSASTAPTSAPRSHQPSDGMKKVLHGGQVTEDEAQSLLKKKPCSGYKMKEMNGSGIFTDNGDGTPQSDAGKSGSKTGLRVYQQTVNKMSQISFSADGRISPKKPSSIPEVAKQRELSGTLLSDSDSKVKKQVSCAKNKELTGHDIFGPPPEIVPRSVVSAHTPESRASKDMGEPAPRNLRTSVKVSNPAGGQSNILFSEEPVVKTTKKIHGQKFAELKGNNIFKGDVPPGSAEKPLSVAKLREMSGSNIFSDGKASSRDYLGGVRQPPGGDSSISLV, from the exons atggAGAAAGGCACACCAGTGACGGTGAGGAAGCCTCACTCTTCCACTTCCGATCTTCTCACCTGGACGGAGGCTTCTCCCTCCTCTGCCTCCACCGCCCCTACCTCTGCTCCTCGCTCTCATCAG CCGTCCGATGGAATGAAAAAAGTGTTGCATGGGGGTCAAGTGACGGAAGATGAAGCTCAAAGCCTCTTGAAAAA GAAGCCTTGTTCAGGGTATAAAATGAAAGAGATGAATGGAAGTGGTATATTCACTGACAATGGTGATGGAACCCCTCAATCTGATGCTGGTAAATCTGGTTCAAAAACAGGGCTGCGTGTATATCAG CAAACTGTGAACAAAATGAGTCAGATATCGTTCAGTGCTGATGGGAGAATCTCCCCCAAGAAGCCAAGCTCTATCCCAGAGGTTGCCAAGCAACGTGAACTAAGTGGAACCTTGCTAAGTGATTCCGATTCAAAGGTTAAAAAGCAGGTATCATGTGCTAAGAACAAGGAGCTTACTGGACATGACATCTTTGGCCCTCCCCCGGAAATAGTACCTCGTTCAGTGGTATCTGCTCACACCCCTGAATCAAGAGCCAGCAAAGACATGGGAGAACCTGCACCTAGAAATCTACGAACATCGGTCAAAGTTTCAAAT CCTGCTGGGGGTCAGAGTAATATCCTGTTCAGTGAAGAACCTGTTGTCAAGACTACAAAGAAAATACACGGCCAGAAGTTTGCTGAGTTGAAAGGAAACAACATTTTTAAGGGAGATGTTCCTCCAGGATCAGCTGAGAAGCCACTGAGCGTGGCCAAGCTCAGGGAAATGAGCGGCAGCAACATTTTCTCTGATGGAAAGGCATCATCCAGAGATTATCTAGGAGGTGTTCGCCAACCACCCGGTGGTGACAGCAGCATTTCCTTGGTTTGA
- the LOC133805234 gene encoding annexin D2-like, with protein sequence MATLCVPSVVPSPVEDAEKLRKAFEGWGTNEHLIISILAHRNSQQRTQIRQAYADAYGEDLLKALDKELSGDFERALLLWTFEPAERDAFLTYESTKMFTSNQWVLVEIGTTRSTHELILVRKAYHARYKKSMEEDVAHHTHGDIRKLLLPLVSSLRYEGDEVNTTLARAEAKVLREKVTDKAFNDDDFIRILCTRSKAQLNATLNHYNNSYGNSINKDLKADESNEEYLKLLRSVITCLTTPEKYFEKLLRQAINKIGTDEWALTRVITTRAEVDLCRIKEEYHRRNSIPLATAIAKDTSGDYEKFLIELTGPGNA encoded by the exons ATGGCGACTCTTTGTGTACCTTCTGTGGTTCCTTCTCCTGTCGAGGACGCTGAGAAACTCCGCAAAGCTTTTGAAG GATGGGGGACAAATGAGCATTTAATCATAtcaatattggcgcacaggaATTCTCAGCAACGCACACAGATTAGGCAGGCATATGCTGATGCTTATGGGGAAGACCTTCTGAAAGCACTAGACAAAGAGCTTTCAGGTGACTTCGAG CGGGCTCTACTGCTATGGACATTTGAACCTGCTGAGCGTGATGCATTTTTGACTTATGAATCCACAAAGATGTTCACCTCTAACCAGTGGGTTCTTGTTGAAATCGGCACTACTAGGTCTACTCATGAACTGATTCTTGTGAGGAAGGCATATCATGCTCGTTACAAGAAATCCATGGAAGAGGACGTCGCTCATCATACACATGGGGACATCCGCAAG CTACTGCTGCCTCTCGTGAGTTCATTGCGATATGAGGGAGATGAGGTGAACACAACATTGGCAAGAGCAGAAGCTAAGGTACTCCGCGAAAAGGTTACAGATAAGGCCTTTAACGACGATGATTTCATCAGGATTCTCTGTACCAGGAGTAAGGCACAGCTCAATGCAACTCTCAATCACTACAACAATTCATATGGAAACTCCATCAACAAG GATTTGAAGGCTGATGAATCAAATGAGGAATACCTCAAATTACTGAGATCAGTTATTACTTGCTTGACCACCCCTGAGAAGTACTTTGAGAAGCTTCTGCGCCAAGCCATCAACAAGATTGGGACAGACGAATGGGCCCTTACTAGGGTTATCACTACCAGAGCAGAGGTTGATCTGTGTCGTATCAAAGAGGAATACCATCGAAGGAACAGCATTCCTTTGGCAACTGCAATTGCCAAAGATACTTCCGGAGACTATGAGAAATTTCTTATTGAGCTCACTGGACCCGGCAATGCTTAA